The sequence below is a genomic window from Dermacentor albipictus isolate Rhodes 1998 colony chromosome 2, USDA_Dalb.pri_finalv2, whole genome shotgun sequence.
TCAGTCAGCCGAGAGCACGGCTTTCTTTCCCGACTGCCCCATAAAAAAGAGCGTCAGTTTGGTTCTCATATTACGCAAGCGCATGAGATATTCATTACACATTCGTAATGCATTGTATAGCACAAAGTATTTTCCTTTTCCTACGACCAACTTGCGCCACGGCACCACCAAGCACACCCACACTCCAATGACACCAACGCTGAAACGGATTGATTTAGCTTCACTTCTAGGGCTAAATGCCAGCCAACACACGGCTGTGTGGTTGCCACTGAACATGAACATCCCGCAAAACTTAGCATTTCATTCGAAGTTAGTCTTTTGGCGCAAGTTGACAGCAGCTCGGTGGTTTGGCGCAAGATGGCGCAATTGGTGCAGCACTCCCATCCCTGGAACATGTGCAGATTCTAAGCAATAGTTTTTCTTGGACCGAAGCCCTTTTACTGCCAGAAGTAGCCTGCCACGCAAATTGTGTTTCACTTTTTGGTGCTGTTGGTAAGGCTTTTTGCCCAACATGCACCTTTACGGACTTTCAGTATTTACAAAGTTTCTAATGCATATCTAAATATGGGTAAGCAAGCATCTGGATTTTTAGAATGCTTTGGGTCGGCATTTTTCGTCTTTTACTTGTCGGCAAGTTCACTAGATGTCCACATGTAGCAGCAAACAGAAGGTAAACAGCTACCCACATAGAAAGTTGGGGCAACCTGCAGTCACCAGTCTTTCCACACATTGACTCAACACCAGTGGTGCCAGGCAAGAAGTAATGTTCCCCAAGTGATGTTGTAAAGCTCgcatttttcttcatttcatcatcCACTTAAAGATCCACTTGAAGGCCAAATGCGATGAAATTTTTAGCAGTGTAAACGTCATCGTTAGTAGTAGACAGAAAGCAGCTCCTGTGCAAAATTTTACACCAGAGATACGAGTGGACTAGATGTTTTTTTGATATCATAAGTGAAAGAAATGCCGCCGTTGCCAGAAATGACCCAATACACAGAATGTTGAGAACCGTTGCATGTGCGCGCAGTTCTGGGAACAAAGTCTATATGCAAACTCATTGTTTCAGCAACAGCGtgtgagcaccccccccccttttttcccccttgGTTGTGTTTGCTGCATATGGATCGCAGCAAATCCCAGAAATTTGTTTCCAAAGGAGTCACAGTTGGGTACGACTGCATACCATGAAGTGCCTGCCAAGATCTTAGGCAAAGGCCATAAATTTTAAAATTTAGCCAGTTCCCAGCCCTGCAGCTTTCCCAACAGTGCTTCCCTTGTATATATAGTTCGTTTATAAAAAATTTGCAACGAAATTACTCTACAGCTGCCCTTTAATCCAAGTGCTGCAGCGAGGTACATTTTAGTTGTGGTTTTTATTCTAGTTTTATGAGACATGGAACTCACTTGCAGTGTGCCAAGTATTTGCTAGAGCTAATAAAGTTATTATTGTCCACAGTTATGAAATGTCAAATTGATGTACACCGACAGCATTTCCAGATCTTTGTCAAGCTTGACATCTTCAACACGTGCACAACATGGTCGGCCGTATGCTTCAACACGTCCAGTACCAAGCCACGCACAAATCTCTCAAAAGTGATCGCTCGAAAATACTGGCCCTTGATTCCAGCAATTTCTCTGCAGCTAAACTTGCTactgcagcggcagcagcagcggcagcgagcacCAACCATCTTCTCAGGAACTTCTTACAACGCTTGCATCCTCATCCACTATGGTATGGCCTCCGATAGGTTGGCGCACTCACAAGTGCACAGACTTCGTAGGCACGAGCGTTACTGAGGTGACCAAGGGTGCGAGTGGACAAATGAACAGAAGTTATTGCTAGCGAGTACCACTAGACGAGAGTACAAGCAGGAGTTAAACAGCAATAAATGCCAGTGAATGTATGAGCAAAAGTCGATGACGAATGGGTATGAACATGAGTGAGTGATGGCAAGTGTGGGTGCACACAAGTTTGTATGCAAGCGAGCGCTGGTGCGAATGGAAGACTCTACAAACGCCAGTGTGTGCATGGGTAGGAATGTGAGCAAGTGCACATGAATAAGAGTACATAGCCTACATAAATATTGGAAAGTACGAGCAAGAGTCCCGACCTACGACTTGAACAGACATCAGCCTTAGTCTGTTGCAAGTCGTGTCACTAGTACATGGCTGAAAATTTTTTTAATCCCTCCCCATCAGTCATGGCGTACACATTTGTACACAAGACTTGTTTCCAACGGTTCTATCCAGTTGTAGCTAGGGAAAAAAATGACCAACGGCTGTGGGTAGATTCCATGCATTCATTCTCTACTAAAATTTACTCCTACCGAAATTCTTGATTGAACCATGAatgcattaagaggaagctttagcttggggccCCTGTCTAAACATGGGTATGGGGAAACCatatttctcggcaaccactgcattgATTTTTGATAAGGTTTGTTACATTGAAAAGACTAGGAATGGAATTTCCTTAAGCCATTCAATAAAAATTGTTGAACATGACAAGATTTAAACAAAACTAAAATGAGTACGATTAACTTCGCAACAAGAACAATATCGGAATCCTATGAACTGCACTTCATAATGCACCGAAAGTAGACAAAATTCCAATTGATCCATCAAACACTGCTGTGAATTGTATTGCTAATTTGTGAATAGAACTTTGGCAAAGCCCTTCTAAACATCGGTAAATCCTCACAAGCCGTAGATTATCCAAAAGTCATCTGCTTTGTATGCTAGAATGGATGTCATTTACAGAAGTATTTCCGAGGCAGAGTTGGGGACCTCTGTACCTGTTCTATTTCTTTCCAACTTACACACGTATTGGCAAATTTCCTCAACCAATTAAAGCCTTAAATAGACATGCTTCCAATAGTCACCAGCattgtattttccccctttcaaATGCAAATTTCACGAAGATTGATCCAGAAGTTTCCTCAGAAAAGCATGTCTTGCATGCATTGCAATGAGTAGAATTGGAGAGCTTCCTTCAGTGCTCTGTGAGCACAAGAAATAACAGCACAACTCTGGTGCTGCAATAATTTGTGTAGCCTGGGAATGAAGCTTAGGGTACATACAATTCTTGACCATTTGTGCTACACTGCATAGAATGTTGCAGAACTGCAAAAGTACAAATGATCAGCATCTTTCCATGTTGACTAACACCAGATTCTTACCAAAGCCTTGTCTTAAGCAACTCTAGCTTCACACAGCAAGAGATTCTGCTTTGGCAAGCAATTATGAAGAGACACCTGTCACATTATTCAATCCACAGATGGGCCCATTACACATGCAAGTTAGCCATATCCAGGAAAGCACAATTACGTCCACATTTTGGGTGCAGGTGTAACAATTGCTATGTCCACCAGAAGCTGAATATGTGCAGAATGCATATCTTATGGCTTCGCAAACACTTAAGCACAGGCTTTGCTACTGGCTTCAAGTCAGCAAGGTTGCATTCATTTTCCATGTAAGCTAAACACACATGAATCCTACAAAGTGTTGCAGCTGTTAACCTGGGCAGGCAACTGCAGTAATGCAAGAATATGAACAGATTCGGGCAATGAAGACTGCTCTTTTATTCCATACCCCGAGCAGGAGGGCAACAAGAGCTTTCCTCTTTAGAACTCTTCCCCACCATCATCTTCTGCACCCTCGGCAGAGTCAATGCCAACCTCCTCGTAGTCTTTCTCCAAGGCAGCCAAGTCCTCCCTGGCCTCTGAGAActctccttcctccatgccttcACCGACGTACCAGTGAACGAATGCCCGCTTGGCATACATGAGGTCAAACTTGTGGTCAAGGCGTGCCCAGGCCTCGGCAATAGCTGTTGTGTTGGACAGCATGCACACGGCACGCTGGACTTTGGCAAGGTCTCCACCGGGGACAACAGTTGGGGGCTGGTAGTTGATGCCAACCTGGAATGAATGTTGCTAGGTAAGGCAACTTGAAGGCAAAAGCAGACTGAACTGTGCACTGTACTGCAATATTGGAGGCAAGCTCTGCATAAAGGCAGTTTTTCCGTGCGCCAGTGGTCCTGTAACATGTATTGGACAGCTAGCAGAAAGTCCCTTCATGGAAAGCATTCCAAACTACACCAGCTGTACTTCAAGACAAAGAAACTGGCAATGTCAGCGGGCAGGCAGCAATCACTGTACCTTAAATCCCGTGGGGCACCAGTCCACAAACTGGATTGTGCGCTTGGTCTTGATGGCTGCAATAGCTGCGTTGACATCTTTGGGCACAACATCTCCACGGTACAGGAGGCAGCAGGCCATGTACTTTCCATGGCGGGGGTCACACTTGACCATCTGGTTCGCAGGTTCAAAGCAGGCATTCGTGATCTCGGCCACAGTGAGCTGCTCGTGGTAAGCCTTCTCAGCAGAGATGACGGGAGCATACGTGACAAGAGGGAAGTGGATACGGGGGTAGGGCACCAAGTTGGTCTGGAACTCGGTCAGATCGACGTTCAGAGCACCATCAAACCGCAGGGAGGCAGTGATTGAGGAGACGATCTGGCCGATGAGCCTGTTCAGGTTGGTGTAGGTGGGCCTTTCAATGTCAAGGTTGCGCCGGCAGATGTCGTAAATGGCCTCGTTATCGACCATGAAAGCACAGTCTGAATGCTCAAGGGTGGTGTGCGTGGTGAGAATGGAGTTGTAGGGTTCCACGACTGCTGTAGAGACCTGCAACAGGAAAGGGAGGAGGCCAGAATAAGGACATTGCTGTAGCATGGTTTATCTATTGGCAACACTTCAGCAGCAAACACCCTCACCGGAAGGCAACACAAGCAAGCGTATGCGTAAGCAGACGAAGTTGCATTCTCTGGCAGGTCTGCCAGAGAACGTAAAGCACTCAACAAGCATTCCTACAAATGAAACTAGTCCAGACACACAACATGTGGTGCACAAGTCTGTCCCCTGCATGGTCTCTCCCCAATGTCATTGTCCAATGGACTACATGAAGAACAGGAATATGCAGGAGTTCAGCCCACACCAGCCAGGCTGGGGACAAAACTATTTTCAGACACACTGGCGTGGACAACTGCCATGAAAGCAGCTCCTGAGCCAACAGGATTAGCCAGCAGCCGAGCGAAGAGCCGGGCCGCCTACACCTCCATAGTGTCTTGACAGGCAAACAATGTGAAACTGCTCACATGCACCGCGGCTTGAAAGTTGAAGGTGTGAAAACAGCAACATGTACAAGACGTTTGCACAGCAAGTAGGAAGGCTAGGAGTAAGCACCTGTGGGGCTGGGTAGATGGCGAACTCGAGCTTGGACTTCTTGCCGTAGTCAACCGAGAGGCGCTCCATGAGGAGCGAGGTGAAGCCCGAGCCAGTGCCACCTCCAAAGCTGTGGAAGATGAGGAAACCCTGCAGGCCCGTGCACTGGTCTGCCAGCTTCCTGATCCGGTCCAGCACCAGATCCACAATCTCCTTGCCGATCGTGTAGTGGCCGCGAGCATAGTTGTTTGCCGCATCCTCCTTGCCGGTGATCAGCTGCTCTGGGTGGAACAGCTGCCTGCAGACAGCACAAGAGCCAGGTATTAACAGCGCAAAATCACAAGCAACATTGAACCAAGGCAATGCACCGACCTCTTATAAGCTGGGTGTTACTTTTGTGTGCCTGAGTCACTAGCTGGAAAAGGTAGGTTGGTAGTTCTAATGTGAACAGGTGCATGCCCTACATCGTGGTGTACAAACCATGGCACAGGGCTTTTGTAGCCTACACGGGGTATCCAGAAAGAATTGCCAGAGTGCCTGACCAGTACGAGTTATCACATCTGCCCTTAGGAGTTGGAATCTGCTACCAGCCCCACTGTCCTTGGCAAATTGCCATGCATTTAGGACAAGCTCAGATTTTGCACTCCTAATAGGCAGCCCAATTTCTTCTCATCATACAGAATTGTATACTAGTCTGCCACCGAAAATATGCTTTTGAAGTTGACCTGCCATTGTAATTTCATTGGCAGCTGAAGTGGCGTTAGAAGTGCCAGCAAAGTTAAAAAGTTATTGTAATCTGCCGGCAGCCCATAAGTGCAGGCAAAAATAACAGGCAATCTGCTGGCACAACCTTGAAAATGTTTTGCTTTAGATATTCTGCCACTCCGCGAACTATTTCCATCAAGGGAACGCAAGTGATGGGATGGGGAAGCCGTTAATGTTAGCGTAACACCGTCGTCTTCGTAAAGTCAAAGAATTGTGTTAATTTCGAGAAGTTCAGCTTACTGATGGAGTGTGCCTCGGTCATCGACCAGGGATCTTTAGTCACGCTCTAGTCTCAATCCGGATTCAGTAGATTGCAATCTACACGTACTCAAGCACATCAACTGCTTGACTGGGATCTTGGTGGGGGGGACGAAGACCCTCGTGTTCTGCTGGCATCTCCAAATGTGAAGCTGAGCATGGTGCTCTTAGTGTTACCACAAGGTGGATTCTCCTGGCTACAGTGCTGACCGGTGGCCGCTATTTACAACTCTATTCTATAGCACTGTTACCAAAAAGGCACCTTGTTGCACAAAGACAACCGATGTGTCAATGCAGCGCACCTGCCTGCTGTTCATTTTACTGGCAAATAGCTTGTGAAAAATCCTAGTACCATAAAATGGTGTTCACCCTCTTACAAGATCTCCAAAATTCCTGCGGATACAATAAGTGTTCCTCCCCAAGCTACGTCCTTGTACGCCATGCCTGGATGAACTTGCATAATTAAGCAACCATGGACAGACAACTTTGGCATTCGGTATGCAATCTTGCCCACTTGTCTCTTTTCCTTTGCAATTTTACACTCAAGTTTTCTGCACTGTACCAGGACACTCCATCTAGCTGTGCAAACTTCTCGCCGACAGCCAGGCGGCCAACTTTTAGGAATTTTGGCAACAGCATATCTCGTTTCACTGTTGCTGCGACGTTCGCGTCGCTCCGGATCCGAGCTCATTTCATTCGTGGCTTACACCACATTAATACTTTAAAGAATATTCGCACCCAATTTGACGGGCCATCCGTCACACATGCCAATGACTGTCGCACATGCAGCAAAATGACGAAGTTTTCAGGCGactcaaccagccaatcaatCGATCAGATTCGGCTGCTGGCAGACTAGCCACTCCCATCATTGAACCGACCGACAGCGAAAGCGAGGCTAGCGGGAAACGGAACGCTCACCTGTAGGTTCCAGTGCGCACCTCGTCCACGACGGTTGGCTCCAGGTCCACGTAGACGGCGCGGGGCACGTGCTTGCCGGCGCCCGTCTCGCTGAAGAAGGTGTTGAAGGAGTCGTCGCCTCCGCCAATGGTCTTGTCGCTCGGCATCTGACCGTCCGGCTGGATGCCGTGCTCCAAGCAGTACAACTCCCAACACGCATTGCCGATTTGTACGCCGGCCTGGCCGACGTGCACAGAGATGCATTCACGCATTGTCACCGGTTATCTGCACGACAGAAATGAGGGAGGAAAGAAAGCACGTTACAGGGCGCACAGGTGAACGGAACGTGCCGTTACAAGGGCGAACAAAATTCTTACAACAGTTGGGGCTTTTCTAAAAAGTCCACCAGTATTAACTACAATTCGTCATCGGGGCAATAAGGAGCAGCATTCGACGATCAACTTCCTGCGTACAGAAGCAAATCTGTCGCAAGTGGGATTATTACGTAGGTAATTCCATAAGTAGGTGTTACGTAAGTGTTACCATAAGCGCCACATGCGTGCCACCGATTGCCTCGACAAGCTATTCAATCGGCTACGGACTGCCCGTTCGTCGAGACacgttaaggaaaaaaaaaaagtgctatcGAAACAAACATGCGTAAGAACGGTACAGTCTGTCCCCCGCATGGTCTCTCCCCAGTGCCATAGTCCGAAGGACGGCACGAAGATCAGGAATATGCGGGAGCACCGCCCTCGCCCGGCACGCCGGGGGACGGCAGTTAGTGTGCGACACCGTGGCTGTGGACTGACTGCCAGCACTGAGCAGCTCCGGAGGCCACGCCCGAGAGCGGGAGCGGAGCGCCACGCGAGGCAGCGACTCCCCTCGACCGCACCTCAATGTCGATTTTTTCGCTTACTGCAGCAActacgaaaagaaaaaagtatcGAGCGACCGTGGTCCTGAGGAGCCTATCAAAACCAGACAGCGCAACTAATTGCTGCTTTGTGCTCCCATGTTGCGCGTATTTTTCAAACGGCTGCAATCCTGCTCGTAAAAAAACGCTACGTGGACGCATTACAGGCGTCACGCAGCCAATACAAAAAAGACCTCGCCCTAAAAACGGTTCGGCGCACGCCCCCAAAGCCGGTTTCGGTCACGGAAGACTCATCCCCTTACGGCCCGAGTTAACAGCCGCAACGAACGGCCAGGCACGCCTGCTGACCGTTGGACCGCGACGCCGCCATGATGAATTTGAAATTCGAACAAACCGGGCGGGCGATTGGCTCACGCCAGGTGCAGAGAAACAAATTGGAGGAGACCAGTACCTTAGAAGACAGCTGCACGAAATTTATGGAACGCCACTAACCGCGTTTGTAGCGAAAATCGATTCGTCTTGAAAGCCCTGCTGAACGGTTAATAAAGCCGACGCGGCTAGACGGTTAGGCCTACGATCAACGGGCGCCGGCTGCTACACAAGTACGAGTATCTGCTCCGTTGTTGCCAGCGATCTACTCCATGGATAGAACCACAGCTTGAATTTTTAAAGCCACGTAGTATACGGTAACCATCAATTAGCGTAGAAGTTCACAACGTTCGCGACCATGCCGGCGCTAGGCCTACACAGACAGCGGCAACCgtaagcaaagaattcagcgcaTCCACCTGCACTAGGAGCAGGACAAAACGATCAGCATACCAATATGTGCGTGCACGGGCGCCGAGAAGAGACAAATAATTATAATACTTACTGAGGGTGTAGGGCCCAAAAAACGTTTACTCCGACGTCGACAAGGAACGTCCGTAAACCAATGGGTCTGAGCAAAAAGTGCGTCAACGCCCCTTATATAGAGATGGGCACTTTGTCGCGCATGCGCAATAGGTTTTTACAGTTCAACTTCAAACATAGTGAAATATACTTGTTATTATTAGTAGTATTTTATTTTTACAGCTGTGAAACTAATTGTTTAATAAATCTACGCTTGTTTCTAGCAAACTTTGCATTTTATATATTGATAATAGTGGGCACTATTTCTTGTAGCGCACTCTGTGTGGACCGTGCTCAAATGTCACAAATGATGTTGTTCCGCGGcatgaaagatgaaaaaaaacaacGTGGGATGGTGGCACCATGGTGGCACACCGGACAACGCCCAGTATTACACATTTTGTGTATGACGAACTGCGGGCTTCTTTGCAACACAGTAGCCTTACTGGCCTTGACACTGTCTCTAGCAAGCTTTGTATTTCTTATCTTGATAATAATGTGCACTACTTGTTGTAACGCGCTCTGTATGGAACGCGTTTACACGTCATGCATTGTTGTTCCGCAGCAAATTGGCGCGTCTATGAATGACAACAAAATACAAAGAAACCTGTGGGATAGTGGCACACCGGCCAACGCCCAATATTACACATTTCGTGTGTGACGAACTGCGGGCTTGGCCGCAACATAATATGATAGCCTTACTGGTGGTTTAACACTCTCTAGTCGTGCTCATCATTAAAGAATACCGGCTTCGCTGATTTTTCTCGGCGCTTAATCGACATCGGAAATGACAATGGGCGTTTCGATTACTGCATTTCGATAAGCTACGTGTATTTACAGTCCCTTACGTGAGGCTTACAAGTGTGAAGTAACGGATATGTCGGTGTTATCTTACCGTAGTTCTTAACCAGTTTTTAACCGGTACTTCAGACAACGGCAGCACTAAACACGCGTTTTCCTTCCATTCAGGCATGCAAGTTTCAAATTGTCGAGCCTGCAGATATGAAGAAAAGAATTTGTGAGAAGCAATGGTCTCAGTGTAAATCTGATGGTGCAAGCAGATCGCCTGTTATGGTAAATCTTTTTTTTATCAATtcataaaaatagaaaaaaaattaatagaaaAAGTTTTTTCGTATCATATTCAGCTGCAAAAGCACGCGGCGGAGGTCGCAGGAGTCTTCATTACTATTTTTTTATAAAGTAACGGTGAAAATTAACACTCCGCCTTCAGCCATTTATTAGGGCTTGTTCATACTCCTAGCTCAACTTCTTCGGAGCTCCTGCTGCCACCATCTCATCCCGCTGATGCTTTAGGAACACTACATTTTCCAGGGCTTCTATTTCCATCACTCCGGAGGTGGTACGCAcggctgcgccaaatataaagtacCGGCAAAAACACACCGCCTTTAGCCATTTATTAGGACTTGTTCATAATTCCTAGCACTTCCTCTTGATTCGGAGCTCTTGCTTCTACATCGTCTTCTCCCGCCGATCTTCTAGGACCAGTACATACTTAAATTAAATTACCTGCCAGAGGCAGCAAGATTCACTCCGGTTAAAATCACCCACTACGCCGCCCGCTACAAGTATATCTGATATATCTGCATCTATAATGAAATCACACCATTCCGTATTCAGTGTGGCACGTTGTAGCTGAACACGCGTAAAACGCTGCactttgtgtgtgtttctttttttttttttcgtacttctCGCGAGTGAAGGGTTCCTTGACACCAGAGCAGACAAGACGGGACGCAAGCAACAAGAAAAGACGAAAGGCCGGTTCCCGGAAAATGGGATGTGCACCGCCGAAACCGGACGTGGGTCTAGGGTACTCCGTGGTCTAGGGGTACGGTTGCCAAaagcacgacctactgaactacagacctgcacagatctccctcctccagcacgcccggtctagttcgcccctttcgccgctagggaaaaaacgtacgagcagagtggcgctagtcataacctgttcgctgtcgtctgcttctgcgatctgttcagcgcttgtcttgccatttcggcaggcacaaagcgcttgttttggcggtaaatgaataaattcacaaatatacaaaagaagacatatttgcgaatgctttgcgtttgaatagtgaaactagaagaggatgagcggtgcaagaaatgtaaacaacgagcataggtggccgctgcaatgctagatcaac
It includes:
- the LOC139056163 gene encoding tubulin alpha-1C chain, coding for MRECISVHVGQAGVQIGNACWELYCLEHGIQPDGQMPSDKTIGGGDDSFNTFFSETGAGKHVPRAVYVDLEPTVVDEVRTGTYRQLFHPEQLITGKEDAANNYARGHYTIGKEIVDLVLDRIRKLADQCTGLQGFLIFHSFGGGTGSGFTSLLMERLSVDYGKKSKLEFAIYPAPQVSTAVVEPYNSILTTHTTLEHSDCAFMVDNEAIYDICRRNLDIERPTYTNLNRLIGQIVSSITASLRFDGALNVDLTEFQTNLVPYPRIHFPLVTYAPVISAEKAYHEQLTVAEITNACFEPANQMVKCDPRHGKYMACCLLYRGDVVPKDVNAAIAAIKTKRTIQFVDWCPTGFKVGINYQPPTVVPGGDLAKVQRAVCMLSNTTAIAEAWARLDHKFDLMYAKRAFVHWYVGEGMEEGEFSEAREDLAALEKDYEEVGIDSAEGAEDDGGEEF